ACCAAAGCCGCGTGGACGAAGGAGCTCATCCCGGACTTACGAAGATGGTGGAGCCAAGGACCAAGGGAAGTAAGCTACCACATGGCTCAAGCCCTAACGGGCCATGGATGCTTTCAGAGTTATTTATGGCGGAAAGGAAAAGCCGAGAATCCGGGGTGCGTGCACTGTCCAGCTGTGTTTGATGATGCTGAACACACGTTATTCGCCTGTCCATTCTGTTGCGGCGGCGTTAAGGAATCCAGTCGGTCCAGAGGACGTTCCGTACCTCCTGTGCGGTCCCGACCAACAAGAGCTCCCGGAACAACCATCGCAACGGAGTAGGTTAATTGAGGCTTCAAAGAGACACACGGAACTCTTTCAACAGATGGTGGAGACCATTCTCTCCGGGAAAGAAGAATTGGAGAGGCAGCGCCAGTACCAAATGAGAATACATAACCATTAGTTAAGTTTATTTGTTGTGGGCTGAAATGGCCGATCAGGGTGGTTAGAGGCCCCCAGGTTTTTGTAAACTAACTaaacattgttataattattttgatgtgTTGATATTTGTTGTGGGCTGAAAGGCCAATCAGGGTGGTTAGAGGCCCCcaagtttttgttatttaaataatgtttattgttgtgattttatttattgaaataaatgatGTGGTCAGGGAGGCAGCAATGGGGAAACCTTTTTCCCTCCCTGACTGCgattcaaacagaaaaaaaaaaaaaaaaggttaggaaTTACGGGCGGGACGGCGATCACGGCATCGCGGCATCTCAAGAGGAGAACGCGAACTcaagggcggcggactccggtcggcccgcCAACACGGACTTGTACGCGACTACGAGGGTGACTGACTCCGGTCGACCCGGGAAGCTCACGTTCACCggcaaaatatcaaaattaaattgtaacatgtatatttttgtataacgtAGGACTATGTCTGGGGGGTAATTCAGAGACTGTCCCGACTACCCCCcaagtatgtataaatatttgtctTTTCTGGtcaaataaacgatggcggcgtcgcggcAGCAATGCGAGAGCAGttcccgcggcgtcgtcggttTCAAACTGaaataaagcaaaaaaaaaaaaattatttgttttttacaagatacacatttttaacaatttatattttaaaataaataaaataaactcaatTTGTATCTTAACTATAATGTAttactcaataataattattattcaaaataatatattgttacatttgGATTTTATGATGAatgtcatataaattatatacctatataaaaataaaaaccactaTCTAGATGAATGAGGTTAGAAAACACATTTATTCATCTAAGATAACTCATCagataatcaattttatttttatctagataatgtattaatcatctagataatgctCAACACTGGTCAATGGTACCCAGTTGAATCATGCTATGAAAGTGAAGATTCATGTAGcttggaaaataaattaagtttgttAAATGAATTCATCGTTATTGCTATTTTAGCTAACATTTCTTTAGAACCAAGAGTTTTCCTTTTTTCTCTACATGccaacatatttttcaataatttatatttgctaCAATAAGTGTCTTTTGAACAATTTTGAATGGTAAGAAGACATTGTCTGTGCTGGAGAAAGCCTTTATTTGATTTAGTGCACAAGTCTTTAGGaaagtttggaaaaatatttgcTAGATGACTACCATAACACAATCTTATTGattcaaactttttaatattatttgaaaaatcttCAATGTTTTTTACAACTTCAATACCTTGTTCTGTTATATCAATACGTTTACCATTGACAGCATAAGACACTTGACCTTGCTTATTGACTTGTATACTTCTTTCAACAGTGGGTACTGAATTAGAGtttgcaataaaaataacaaaacatataTCTGTATTTTCTACTGTCATAGGTAATTTTACCCATGGACTAAATTGGAAGTTAGCTAACTTATGATACAAATTgtctaaaacataaatataaaatcaaaattaattaaaaataataattaattaaattatttttatatttcaagtcCATTTTAATGTATATCTATTTACTACATgtcatattattactgttttgaattttacatattatgtttaatttaatattattgttaaaataattattgctaaTAGGATGAGTGCAATgcactatcattattattatttattattttatttaaatttaggtagTTTTTAAGTAGATTtcatatatctacctatatatatataaaatattattgttaaaagttTACCTTCAATACGACAAGATTCTTGTTCTATTGaacaattattagtataatcTACAGCATTTTCATCACTAGATTTACTTATTGTGGTATGACGAACAGCAGGCAACTtccgttaggttaggttacgttgttttttaaaattagataagTATGAAGGACCAGGGAAAATTGAAGGTTTTGTTCCCTCTTTAAGCTTCCACTTAGTATATggtacctaaaaaataaaacatattatatcggtatgtatcataatatatacagaattaatttacaaaaaaaacaataaatattattatataatactttcaCTGAACCAGATTCCCAATACTTTATGATATCTTCTTCTTTGAAATGTTTTTCACAAACATACGAATTATCTTTAAGAATAAAATCTTTTCTAGGAATACACCTTTGCCATTCACTTCGTAATTTCGAATCTTTAGGAGCACCAAATTGGTGCACTTTATCGGTGTTACTTTTGTACCCGGATGTACAACCAACGATTATACATTTAACCATTGTcaaataacatatataaatataaattattacaatattaatattataataattaaataacaataatatttaatagtacttAGATCACAAAAAACAATGTACGAATTACAGTAGTTATCATCTACTTGGCCGTTcgcggttttttttatttgaagctTACAGCTCAAGAGTTGTAGATAACTTGAACACtgaataaagataataaattgataacaatttaatctaataaaaatcgttttgatatttttatatttataattttagttatgtaCAATTTgttcgtaaaaatatttaattccgaaatataaattaaaaacaactataaaCACTATCTTCTATATGTcaaaactagctgatcccactggcacttcgttgcccgttaaatgtaccaattctataagaCTCAAACCGACGACCGTAATGACGAACGTATGTCATGGCGTCCTGAGTTTTTTCATGCATATACCGTGGTGAGCCAGTAAAAGATGACGGAAGAACTACCATCTGACCAAGATGGGTAAGATCAGTATCTTGTCTCCCAATAGCATCTCTGAGATGTATGTAATTATCAGCTCTGAGTTGcatttgattgtttttaataaaatttaagcgCTCTGTTTCAATTTTAGCGTACATATCaactaaatattgattaaaaagtgATCTAAAGTACAGTAATACAAGTACACAGtactaaatattgattaaaaagtgATCTAAAGTACAGTAAATGGTTGATTTCCGTTTGTCTAATCATGATGTGGTAAGAATAAAATTGCGATGCAGAAACTGTTTTCTGAAGTGGTAATTTAGTTTTGGGATCAATCTGAGAGATATTAATGGAATAACCATCCTCCCCATGACAGAAAAGTAACGGGTACTGAAGTGTATCGTATGAACGGTGCAATTCACTAATCCGTTGCACTTTGTTATCATGACTTTGTAACATAATATCTCGTTTTTCAAACTGTTGTCCAACTATGACCAATGATACTTCACTTGTTGTTGGTGCATTATAACGTCCTCTGTGAGCATTATCAGGTTTTCTATCatcttgtattataatttcaatgtttttactattttgagGTACTCTTTCGAGTGTGGTTTTCAAGTCCTTTATGTATGGGTTATTATGGTGCAACATcgcttattattgttttaccagGCTTTGCTTTACATCAGCGAAGTGGCTACATCTTAAGCGTGTTTCTCTCTCATCATCTCCAACGAAATAAATCTGTAGAAATTGAGGGTTTCGTTTAGGTAAAGCTTGCAAACTACCAATTAAATGATACACCTGACCTTTCACTTTGAATGTGGGCATAAATCCATCTTCGATAATTTGTTTCGCTCCAAAAGATGTCATTTGGAAGCAGTTATTGTATTTTCTAATACGGTCCATGAAATTTTTGTGATCAGGATGGAACCCCATAATCAAACTGTAAAGAGGTTCAGGAAGAGGTAAAAAAGACGGAAGTTGTACTTTACCGGCACTACAACACATTCCAGGCGCCTCTTCTTTGAATTTAAGAGCATCGCAGTATACGCATTTATGACTCATAGTACCCAAAGATACGGTTTCATCCGTCTCATAAGCTATTTCCGATTCATATTTCATGCCGGAAAAAGCTTTTATTTTCCATGGATGGATTCGCCTTTCTGATCGTCCTCctgaattattttgttcatatctATGAACTTGCACTCTATTTACttctggattttttttttttatacttggctGCTGCTACTTTATGAACTTCTTTATTTTTGAGCTGATATTTAGTAGCAGATTGTATAAGCtgtttttttctgatattatttgtaaatctcTTCTGTCTTTTTTTAGTATGCTTCTGAGAGCTGGGTATGTTATCAAACTCATCAGATACAGAGTTAGTCAATTCATCTTCATatggtaaataaacatcaaaatgCCCATTAGATATGTTTTGCATAGAACTAAAACGAAATCTCTTTACGGGGTTCCTTTCTGAACCAAATTTTTCATACAGTTCACCATTGAGGTACACCTcaataaataccaaaaataattgtCCGGCTACCACCAGCTCACATAAACCTCcataagtattaaattttaacatatcACTAAAGTAGTCAGCAGAACTACGATAATTATTTCCATCACTATCATGTGACATTATTGAATAAGCTTCCCAATTATTTATCACATGGGTTACTATCTTTTTACGTACTTCTTGGGCCTTATCTTGAGTGTCATATAACACAAAAGATATTGCCCTAAACAGGCAAGCTCCGTCACCAATAATTGGAATGATAGTGTGGGACATCATTATGCCATTTATGTTCAATAATTCGacaaccatattaattatttttttattaatttgtaagtatgtaaattttattttaatacacttCAATGTTTAGAAAGAACCGTACATAAACTGGGGTGCGTATACGATGACGCATtaatattcgtaataataagtaaacacCTTGTCCTTGTGTATACGTAGGATATTTTacgaattcattttatttatatacactttaaaactactaatggcaaccaataataaataattactaatttctactgtagagtgtaaccaatggcaactattaataaataaaaataaaatttccaatttccatcttgaacctcaatgtccctgtttgagcagctatttaaaatgagaatttcgaaaaatcctttcttagtgcgcctatacatagtaataagtacatttactgaaaatttcatatccatagcttcagcagttccggctaggcgatgatgaatcacccaGGACAAGTCTTTTTATCGGTGGCTGGCAGTTGTCCGAATAATGATAAAGACCGATAAGAGTGGTTGTACGGTGGTTCACCTGTGGTTACCCTGTGACCaacttgaggtggtgttgcacagcaagtcgggggatattttcgatttgcggagcggagcgacggcgccgaggagcgtagcgacgagtgCCGCTAGCATGGCATCACTGTACGATGCTTTTTCAAATTGGTGTCACTGGAATATGCTGGTATATGCTAGTACGGTATTGTGGTATAAACTAGTGATGGGAACAATCGAGAGAAAATAATCGAAATACTCGATTGTTTGAATCACTCGATTATTTcgattactataaaaataatcgaGTGATTCTTTCGATCTCGGTATCAACTAAAAACAATCGAATGAAAAATAACTCGTCGAGTGATTCTCTCGATCTCTCGAAATCAATTCTCTCgaaatattgacaataatataaagataaacatttaattaagtaGATATGTAAAAACTACTAACTACTAAGTACAAGCTATTTCCATTATCAGTTTATTCATTTCGGTATTTGATTCTCTTAAAGCAAaacactattatttaatatttttgtttgggttttaaatttttaatcgtaATACTGCAGGATTATCTAAACATTCTAAACTAAgaactatactatactatatttagtatattttagtatttaatattaattattcatatctatttcaatataattatttatagtttacatttaatttcttattggtacacatatttaaacatacaaataataataatacacacgataaatcagaataataataagtagatttttaaattattttagtttcttaTTTCTTTCCCTGATGCGGTCTGATATGCACATGCCAgtttttgttgtattataatataattttgattttttcaactttaaacTGAAAGAGTATAATTAGTGATTACATACAATATAGGTgtactaacatttttattgcattGCATACCTAATATCGCATAAATTTTAGtaggtaagtaataaaataaattatttaaatatgatttcttggatttgtaattttaaatattattattccatagtCTATATTCTCCATATTTTCACTGCAGGTTTTTACACTTtcgtatatataaacattttcttgCCTaccagtattttttaaaaatgtgaccAGGTAATAGGCAGCGATCTGTAGTGTgggaacatttaaaaaaaaatacagatacaaataaaactgttatttgtcagatatgtaaaaaaagtttcaattattATGGAAATACAACTAATTTAAAAGGTAAACTTAAATTAATCTTCTGGGCTTTGAAAAATAGTTCTATACTTTAACTATTAGCTAATacgtattgtatattgtttcaagagctaccagttttatttttagcacctatattaaatcaataaaattataaaataatacctataaataattaaaaattaaataatggtgttttaaaaaaaatagtaatttttattatataaaagaagTACATTATTAAGTATTCATTTCAATAGTAAGttcttacaatttattttaaaacacagaACATTTATtcaagcatataatatatagcatatagCTGTAGCACAAGCATACATATTCAATACATAGATACAAGGTGATCAATTTAAGGCATgcacttattttttcaaagttaaaatatttcaaaaatttagaTAATTTCAAGTCattgtaaaacattattttttaaaaataatcattatattttcaattttttttatcgttaaatatttgagtttttacttatttgaattttgaattttatatctaaaccaaaatatttttcgatGTATTTctatagataaaaattaaatattattttgcaaaataatgaataataattaataacaatataattgctAAACTTATATAACACTATTTTTCAAAGCTTAgagcaaatatataatattataatttataatataactatcaacaatctagttttaattttaatttgttataccttCCCAAGACCATCTAAAACGAAAACACCCAACTGCACTAAATGTTACACTTACTAATGAAGATGATCCCGACTCCGAAGTGCAAAATGTCCAAACTTTAGCAAGTACATCTACATCAATTGCTTTTCCA
This genomic window from Metopolophium dirhodum isolate CAU chromosome 1, ASM1992520v1, whole genome shotgun sequence contains:
- the LOC132948097 gene encoding uncharacterized protein LOC132948097, whose protein sequence is MAALVLARMPPVTLQAVGRKRANALRREGAVLTNQQKEDAMIGQWQEMWDVSTKAAWTKELIPDLRRWWSQGPREVSYHMAQALTGHGCFQSYLWRKGKAENPGCVHCPAVFDDAEHTLFACPFCCGGVKESSRSRGRSVPPVRSRPTRAPGTTIATE